The proteins below come from a single Triticum aestivum cultivar Chinese Spring chromosome 5D, IWGSC CS RefSeq v2.1, whole genome shotgun sequence genomic window:
- the LOC123124626 gene encoding protein FLOWERINGUS T-like, with the protein MSTSRNPLVVGNIVGEIIDPFDASAVLRLFYNNREMTSGSGLRPSQVAREPTVQITGSRGRNETSLYTLVMVDPDAPSPSNPSKREYLHWLVMDIPEGGDVSHGTEVVAYESPQPKAGIHRLAFIVFRQTVRQVIYAPGWRPNFNTRDFAACYCLGAPVAAAYFNCQREGGCGGRRCS; encoded by the exons ATGAGCACGTCGAGGAATCCGCTGGTCGTCGGGAACATCGTCGGAGAAATCATCGACCCCTTTGATGCTTCGGCGGTGCTGAGGCTGTTCTATAACAACCGCGAGATGACCAGTGGGTCTGGGCTGAGGCCGTCGCAGGTGGCCAGGGAGCCGACCGTCCAGATAACCGGCTCCCGGGGGCGCAATGAAACATCACTATACACGCTG GTGATGGTGGATCCTGATGCACCTAGTCCAAGCAACCCTTCCAAAAGGGAGTACCTCCATTG GTTAGTGATGGACATACCCGAAGGAGGTGATGTCAGTCATG GAACTGAGGTGGTGGCGTACGAGAGCCCGCAGCCCAAGGCGGGGATCCACCGCCTGGCGTTCATCGTGTTCCGGCAGACGGTGAGGCAGGTGATCTACGCGCCGGGGTGGCGCCCCAACTTCAACACCAGGGATTTCGCGGCGTGCTACTGCCTTggcgcgccggtcgccgccgcctaCTTCAACTGCCAGAGGGAgggcggctgcggtggccggaggtgCAGCTGA